aatggcccatttgaggccagcctgaactgcacacgagttctaggacaacctgggctacaaagcaaactcccctgtctcaaaaacaaaacaaaagatctgGTTTGAAGTTGGAGACTCAGCTTCTGGTCACTCTGCTGCCTTGGCCAAGTCTCTGGTCTCACTTTGCTACATGAGGACAGTATCCTAGGTTTTACCAGTAGACTGCTGTGTGGCTGGGGGTAGGGATTGTCATAGTGGGCAGTTCACAGTTCACCTCTGCAGCCAGGCTACAGACACGATTCCTCACTAGCCGTTTGGTGAGGGATGGTTGCTACTTTCTGCCCCCTGTAAAAGTGGTTGATGCTGAgcaaggtggtgcatgcctttaatcccagcacttgggagaccgaggcaggtgggtctctgtgagttccaggccagcctggtctacagagtgagttccagaccagtcatgGCAGCACTGAGAAACCCactctggaaaataaataaatagtagtaAACTGTACCAGTGCCATTGAACTGTGCTGAGGATTTATGGTGCAAAGAGCCGGGACTCCTAGTACAATTCTGTCAGGGAAAGTGGAAGGAACAGAGGCTCAGTATCTTTCCTGCCTACTGGTTACAGATCCTAGAAGGAGGGAACATTGGGGATAGAGCAGGAAGTGTGGCTGGGAGCTGcgagggggtggggggcagttaATTCTTCTTTGGAAGTGGCCCATTCCCACCTAAATGAGCAGTGGCCCAGGTAAGCCCTGGCACAGCAGGTGTATAAGAGAAGACCCACAGCTGAAAGAGATACAGGTGTCTTTTGATCCTACTTGCTTATTACAaactaggaaactgaggcacagggaaagAATCGTTAGGTCGGAGCCCAGACTGGAGTACAGTCACACTGCATCCAAGAGTTGGCTTTGACCTTGGAAAGCAGGTCTGAAGGAGCCCCGAGGCAGTAACAGGGACACTGGGTTTGCAACCAAAGAAAGAGGCCCAAGGGAGAACACTGCAGGGAACCGCCTCGGCAGCCTGAAGCAGGGCCTGACAGCCTCCTCTGAGAGGGGCAGATGCTGCCagggccaccacacacacacataacacatccTCTACCAGGGTCAGCGACTCCCTTCTTAGGTAAAGAGGTGGGTTTATGAGAATAAGAGGGGAGTCTAGAGAGGGTCCAGTCCCAGGACAGCCCGCTCAAACGACCTCATCTCTTACCGGAGCTATCCAACCAGCAGGGCCCAGATCTGCacttcttttctgaaaggaagaaCGTGGAATCAATGCTTCAGTAGCTCTCTGACTGCAAAGGACCCTCAGAGCTCTGATGATCAAATCTTGATTCTCTGTAGTCCTGCTCCCTCAGGGAGGACCTCCCCAGATCACATTCACTTGACCTGAGTCCTGAGGACAGAAGGGAGGCAGCCATGGGAGCCAGGATCTCGTTCTGGCCGGCTCCTGCGCTCTGGCCTGTAACTGCCTCCTCACCGCATTCCCAGCTCACTTTCCTGTGCCCTGTCCCAGACAGGGAGACGCTGTCTGTGTTCTTGGCCTGCCTTCCTCATGGCTCCTGATGCCATTCAAAGTCGGAACTGAGCCACATTGTACCTCCTCCCATGTCTGCCACGGTCACCGTGCAGGCCAACTGTCTGCCTCTTAACTATGAAAGCGAGGTCTCACTGAGCTAGGAGCAGTAGTCCACGGCCCACCAGGGGTTCAGAACCGGTCTCCTTGTTGTTCTTCCTCTGGCTTGACAATGGACTGAGCGGATGGAGGAAGAACAGCTGACATGCTCCTGACCACAGGTTGGCACAGGTAAACTGGAACTTAGAGGCACAACATTGACCTCCCCTGCCCAGCATAGGCTACTGCATATAATTCCCATTCTATCTGGTAAAACTGTAGCTCTCAAAAACTGAGCTTGGGACTTTTgctcaattatttttcttaaactttatttGTTATTAGCGTgtgagagatgggggaggggtatgTGGAGGTCAGCGAAAACCctgtggagtcagttccctccttctatCTTTATAcaggttctgaggactgaactggAGAGGTCAGGCTTGCGCGGCCAAACTCCTTCACCGGCTGAGCCATCTATATGCTCCCCTTTTACTTAGTTCGGCCAACAAATGTCTTGGTGTCAATACTGTGACTGCAAAATAATTCCTTTCCAGCTTCCAGCTGGGACAACAGCCGATCCGGTTGTGCCTGTCCTTTCAAAGACCCTGGCCGCCTCTCCTCCATTCCTGCAGGTGTCTGTTCCCACCACCCCTCCCAACTCCCATCGCCGGtatcacaggtgtgagccaccaggcgCTTGAGccttttatcatttatgtatgAATCCCTTGGCTGGAGCAGGGGCTGGGGTTTCGAGTTGCCAAAGCTCCTGGCAGATAGGGAAGCCCATCTTTTTGTAGGACTGGCTGGCCTTGCTCGCTCCTCACCTTTGATGTATTCGCAGTTGTATGTGCTACGTTTGCCCAGAGCGCGGAGATAGATGCGTGCGGGACCCTGGGCAGGTCGGCTGGAGTTGACCACCTGGAAAGTCTCAAAAGGGGGGATCAGCACCTCCTCCTCTCCAGGGAAAAAGGAGTAACCCCTGATCGGGGCTCCGAGGCAGGTCCAGATACCAAAGAAGGTGTCCTCGCCAAATTGCTGGGCGGCAACGTTCTTGAGGGACGCGGAAGCAAAGCCTCCCAGCCTAACGGTGGCGCCGGGCCCCGCTGGCCGGAAGCGCAGGCCATGCACCCCCCTGTACACCTGCCGGCACCCGCGAGATCGCTGGCTCCCGAGCAGCTGCAGGGCCTCGGTGAGCAGGAAGTGGAAGGTCTTGAAGGAGAAGCGGTGGAGGTAGTGTGCCCGGGAGCGGCCCGCCTCGCGCACAGCCGCGTTGAACTCCTTGTGCAGGGGGCTGTTGGCAGTGTAGGCCAGGAGCGCCACCCCGTGCTCATCTCGGAAGCCCGGGGGTGGAGGGGGCAAGGGGGTTGAGCTGAGGCCCCACGGGGTTGACCCCCAGGCCTTGCGCTCCTGCCATTGGGTGTTGGCCAGAGTCCAACCATCCGCGTACActttgttggcctggaactctgagtGGTTGAGATCTGGCAGAGCCGCTGCCATGTCCGCTGCACAGCCCGTATACTGGTCGTCAAAGGACGCTGGGGCCATGTCCAGGGGTGTTTCTTAGAAAAGATGTCTAGTGTGATGGAGTGACTTTGAACCTGAGGGTAGGGGAGCATCAAGGACTGAGAAGGTGGTTGGTCCCTAGGAAAATGGGAACCCACTCATCCAGCTTCCCCCTGCTTTGAGAAAGGGCCTGTCTActgagaaaggcagaaagaaccCCAAATACATCCAGAGGGGAAGGGGATTGGGAACCACCAGCTGCAAGCTCCCCAGACTAGGTTTTCAGGAGTCGCCTAGGAGGGAGAGATGGGTTCCCAGGGACACTGGACattcttccctctgcttcccttcctaCTGGACATGGAGCTGGTGGATGATGATCATACCTGAAGTCCATCCCTGAGGCCCACAGACACCAGCAGGAGAGACAGCATGGCTGGAATCTTCATGTTGGAGGTGACCCTGGGCAAGCTGCCGTCTCTTgttcctcatctggaaaattGGGATGTTAATCTCTACCCCTTAGTAAACATTAACTGACAAAGGGGTAGAGGAGTCACACAGCCTCTGGCTCCCCTGAGGGTGGTCACACTGACCCACAGTGGCTCTAAGGAGGAGGCCCGGCCTTGGGTCAGGACAGGAACAGCCATCTCTAAATCAATGCTGCGGCTGCATTGCATGGGGCTGCATTGCGTGCTGtcccttttctgtctgtctgtctatgtctgtctgttttaaacagggtttcacaTACccatgctgacctggaactggctccTGAAACAAAGATGACCTTTAATCTttgaccctcctgcttcctcctcctaaaTGCAGGCATAATAGATATGAGCTACCTACTTACTTTACTACAGAGTAAGACAGACGTATTTTACTACAACGTTAATGCTGGTTGTAAGAAGGTGAGTGTGTGAAAGATAAAGTctcatttctccctctctgcttctccttcctcccattccAGCCTTACACACTCCTGCCCATGGGAAGGAGTGGCCAGTGATATAATGTGTCTTCCAATGTCTTTCTCAGAAAACATTTGAACAGTATAAttaactgtttcttttcaatgctggaggtcaaacccagagccttgtgtatgctagacaagcactctcccATTGAGCCTCTgagtaatatattaaatatacatacaccacacacacacacacacacacacgcacacgcacacgcacgcacgcacgcacacgcacacgcacacgatGTTCTATATGCAGTGTCTTAGAtttgttgtcctttttttttctcaaagaagaaatgcTTACATACACATCCTGTAAATATATCCTTTTGAGGAACAATTCATCAGGGGATTCCTTCCAAGTCAGCACCCTCACATCTACCCTTTGCCATTGCAATGGTCACACAGTGTGTCTCAAGGGGTCGTCAAACCATTGAATGGGCACATGGCTTTTGTTTTCATAATGTTCAGTttgctttgaggcaggatctgacCCTGTAGTCCAGGCCaaccttaaactcactctgtgtcccaggctggctccTGTGAGTGTGTCGGTTGGTTACACTCAGCGTAACACCACTTCCAAGTGATCTGCCAGcctcggcttcctgagtgctgggatgacagatgtgccCTGGTCTACTGATGGCTTTTCAATGTACACTTGTATTGCCATCACAGCcctgaaagttttcttttatactttATTGCCATCTATCCTGTGCTACTGCCAGTGCCTGGCACAGTCAGTCAGGAAATGGAGACGAATGTGCTTCAGAGAAAGGGTGGACACGGTGGTGcaacctgtaatgccagcatgtAAGAGGCCAACGCAGGAAGATGGTGGGCCCAAGGCCATCCTGGGACCcatgaggccctatctcaaaaaacaaaaataaaacccccagaagagctgggcagtggtggtgcacccctttaatcccagcactcaggaggcagagctaggcagatctctgtgagttccaggccatcctgggctaaagagcgagatccaggcaccaaactacacagggaaatcctgtctcgaaaaaccaaaaaaaccaaaaacaaaaaaaacccagaagagtAATTTGCATCATTGATGTGGAAGTCAGGCAGAGATGAGATTTCAGGGAGGATGGGCTGGAGAAACCAAGAGAAGCTGGAGAGTGAGCCTAGGCTTAGGAAGAGCCAGGCTCTGGGGTTTCATGAGGCTTTTTGCTCCCAGCCCTCAGGCTCAGTGAGAACCCTGGAACTCTTTGATATTACCTTTTAGGCTTAATCCAGCTTGGGATAGCTCCTGTGCCAGCAGAAGACACTCATGTGGTACCCTATCTCTATTAGCATCCAGCCTCTCAGGATGTTCACCTAGGATCAGTTCATTCAATCGTTCATCACACATGACTGCAGTTGCCAGCTCATGTGAAGTCCATGTTGCCTCCTGGATTCTCCTTCCCTGCTTTGTGGAGGCCCACATCCCTGCCCTGCTTAATTTTGTCTGTCTCTTCCTTACAAGATCTCCCTGTCTTCTTGCTAGTGCATTCACCATGGAGCAGGGAGAACAATGTCTCTAAAGCACAGCCCTGATGACCACCTTTACCTGCTTAAAAACCTTCTGTGTGGGAGTGGGGAAAGAGCTTAGCGGTTAAAAGGGtagactgctcttgcagaggacatgagttcaattcctagcacccacactggggtGGCTCATGACTGACTGGAACTCTAGCTGTAGGAGGATCTGATATCTAGCTTTGGTGGGTACCTGCTCTCAGGTACACATACTCACttacagacacacaaatatacacataattaaaaataaaaataaaatattaaaaacaatcttCTGCACTAAAACTCACTGGAAGAGATATCTcaaaatactgagaaaaaaatgcaaaattgaGAATTATGAGAGAAAAGATGATAAAatatcctttttgttgttgttgttttttcaagacagactttcactgtgtaccctggctgtcttggaactcactctgtagaccaggctggtctcagactcacagagatccaactgcctctgccacccctgcccagtcattttttaaatcttaaaaaaaaagaaaagaaaaggaaaaaaaaaaggagaggctTATcatcatgcacaaggccctgtgtttgatccccagtacctcCTAGAAGTCAAGCATGACAGCACATGCCAGAAATTCCAagtctcaggaggtagagacgaggatcaggagctcaaggctgcacagtgagttccaggccagcctggaatacataagaccctgtctcaaaacaaagcagcaaaatgaaataaaaacatcccTCTACCCACTCATGACAGCCCAACCGTATTCCGCCTTTGGATCTGCTCAGTGACCCCTGGGAACTTTTTAGTCCCTTCTTGGGACAGGAGCcaaggaggaccagagttccagtGAGGTGCTACTGTCCCCGACCCTCAGCTATCCTCTGGCCACCCACTCTTCCAGGCTTAGCTAAGGGCTCCCCTCTTCCAGAGAGCTCCCAGAATCCTCTGGGTTACACATCATTCTGTGTGGCCCTCTCCTGAGCCTACCCCCACAACTCCTGGCCAGTGCAGGAACCAGCAATAGCCCATTCCGTGTCCCCAGGGCTTAGCCCAGGACCAGGCTGCTTGCTGAGAGTCTTGTTAAGGAGGGAAAATGTACACAAACATCACAGCTTCCGGTGGACCTGTGGATGCCAGATGTGAGACTGGGCTGGTATGGAATGACCGGCAGCCATCTCCCCCTGTGGGTCAGGCTCTGTCACCCTGCATGCATTCTGTGTGGATCACCTCTTGGGCAGGGCTTCTGCCCTCCACTCTTAGAGGTTACATAGCAGTTTACTGTAGCCTCAGGTCCCACAGCTTCAGCTACTGAGCCCTCCACGTCCTTCAGGCAAGATGATAACCCCAGTCGGGCATCCCGGGAAATCAGTGGAAGCCAGCCTCTTCCCTTGTAAGGACAGCCGCTGAAGCTGCCTCTGTCACACACACCCTCTACAGTTGGCTCCATCTTCTTTCTATTCCATCTGTGATGAAAGACTCCCCTCCACCAAGGCTCTGATAAACAAGGCCAAGGGGCTTTCTGAGCATTGCTAACAAGACAGAGCACCTCAGAGTAAGTAGATTGCTGTCCTTGGTGaccagttgggggggggggggggcgcagcaGGGATTGTTCTGGGACACCAGCAATTCCCTCTCCCcatttttggtctttttgagacaaggtcttgttaggtagcccaggctggcctctaacttagtCTCTGGCATGAGAGCACTGAATCCAGCTTGGGAATCCCTTTTCACAGTTGAGGCAGCTGCACTTACCTTCATTCTGTGACCTACcgtcctcagtttctctctcttccctcactcAGTAGTCCCTTCTGGGAATATGACCCCAAGTCTCTTCTCAAAACTCCCAAACCTTCCTAGGTGTCCTCAACCATCCCATCCAAGGATCCCTAGCACTTTACCAATACCCTAAACTTAATACCAGAAAGTTCCTTCTGCTTCCTAGGCAGGGAGGTGAGGTGTCCTTACCTAGCCTTCTCCGCGGTGGGCAAAGCTGGTCTGGTCTCCCGTGATAGGCAGACAGGGAGGtagctttctcttttatactGTCAGTTCCCTACCCCTCCTGCGTCcccacacagctgctcagaaATGTGACACTCCCCCTGTCTATTTCAAGctctctcaaggctcagggacacTAGCCTCTGCCCAATGTGACCTGGACCAACCTTCTTCCCATGACAATGGGAGCTGCTCAACACAGGAGAGACAGGATAGCAGCCTCCTCACCAGACTGTACCTCCAGGCATCTCcgttcattttttccctcttattattattgctttctttCACaatgtccaggctggcctccaacttgaatcgatccttttgcctctgcctccctcctgaatgctgggattataggcgtgtgccaccatctcaAGCTTTGTTCTGTTCTAAGGAGCCAAGGTTCCAGCTGGATCCCTGACCCACCATGTGACCTGAGAGGACTTTCTGCCCCTCTCAGGATCCCTGGCCCGTTACCAGATTTGACTCCACTTTTTGGGACCTTGTTGGCGCTCCAGGTGCTGGGGTGTAAGAAATTCCCCAAGCCAGAGGCTGTCCCCACACAGCATTTGCTGTCCCTGCACCTACCAGTACTTGAATCCtccagagagaggaagggtggGGTAGGTAGGCAAGGGTGTTAATGCTCTTCCACTTCCCAACCCAGCCTTCCCACCACAGGGACACAGTCTGCTTTCCTCTTTAGTCATCAAGAAGGGATGGAGAACACAGGCTGTTAGGTGAAGGAAACTTTATTTGGTTGACAGTCCGCGGTGGTGAAGGGATGGTGATTGTGTAAACTCATGAGCGGGACCCGAGAGGCCCTTGGCAGGTTTCATAGGTCATGCTTACCCTAGCCCCAGCAGGTGGCATCTCTTAAGCCCTGATGTTCAGAACATATGCCCTCCACCTTCCCATAAACTGGCCCCTTCTCCCATTACCTCCAACTGGGCATCTGAAATTCAGAACTGGGTTATTTTTAGTCAAGCCCAAGGGAGGCGTGAGAGAGAGCTGTGTTTACAAACACAGGGTCACCTGAACCGGAGAGGTCCAGAAGGCAGCTAGGGCTTCCTTCTACTCTTCCCTACCGACCAGGGTAGGGAGACAGAGTGTTAGGAATAGGGAAGGAAGTGGGCGCAGGGGGTCTTTGATGCTGGTGCACGTGACCCAACGTGTGTCGTATGCAAATTGTATGCAAATAAGACAGATTTGGCGACTTAACATGATGTACGAGGAGCGACCCTCGCGGGGTTTCGTGGCCTGGTGGTCGGGTGCCCTGGCCCTGGCCAGGTCCCAGGGCCACCGGAGAAAGGGCCAAGCCTCACAAGTCCCTCCTTCAGCCTTGACCTAGCTCTGATCTTACAGAAAGAACCTGTCACCCAAGGGAAGGAGAGTTTTGCCCCTCAACCACTCAAGGACTCTGCCAGTCCAGCTCCCACGCCCCTGTCTGTTGTTGGGGGAAGATAGGTGTCGGGTTACCAGTCCAGGGGCTATAGTTAGCCGCGGGGACTTTGTTCCGCAGTCCGGGATCTGCGCAGCGCCTGCCCGCACCTCAGCCCTAGTCTGCGGCAAAAAGGATCGGAGCCCTAGGCTACTCTCGGCCTCCGCCACCTCCAGGTAGGTCCTcgtccccgccccgcccctctgcAGGCGGAGCCATATAACTGCCCCACCTATACCACGGCAAAGAAGTCCTGGAGAGCCTGGGTGAGGGGCCATCTAGTAGTTATAGACGAGGGCTTGAGATGGGGACAGTAAAGTCCGAAGCCCTGCCTATCCTTAGATTTGTCCTTGGCCCCGCCCCACATCACTTCTGAATTCCAGTCCTTGACTAAGGACCCTCAGGGTGCAGGAGGAAGGTCCTGGAGCCCATCCAAGCCAGCACCCCGTCTCCACTGGCCTCATCATTATCTGGATCCTGCCATCCTGGGAGTCCTCCAAGGATGATTCTGGAGGATCTGCTGATGGTCCTCAGTTGTCTCGGCCTGCACACCCTTTGGAAGGTAACTTTCAGAACTATCCTTTGCCAACAAGGGTCAGTTGTGGGTCAGACTCTGAGAAGGTGGTGGTAGAGGAACCATCAGGGAAACCCTCCTAGGagactcttcccttctcccagtccTCTTCTCGGGAACTTCTACACCATTAGGGAGCCcgagtgcctctctctctcccagaacTCCACCTCCCTGCATCCCTAGCTCCGTGTGATTCTCTCTGTGCTACCCTCCATAGGGCCTgccttcatcttcctccttcccagtTCTCATCTCACACCACAGGCAAATCCCTGTACACATGAGTGTGCTGCCGTACACTCTGGCAGACCCTGAAAACCGGgctttacccccacccccacccccagcacactCTGGGACTAAGTGTGGGGACAATAAACTCCCACCTACCCCACTTTGAGTTTAGAATAATATCTAAAGCAGGAGAGCATGCAGGAATCTCAGAGCTGACCGTGATGTACACTGAGTGCAGGGCTTCCCCAAGGGTAAGAAATAGCCGAGGGAGATGGGGACCAGGGCAGGGACCAGACACTGGCTGCAGTTTATTGCCTGCATACCGACAATCAGAGCCAGGAAAGACAGGAGCCAACCAGACACGCCCCTGGCAAGATGAGATGGCACCCTTTAGGCTGAGCCACAATGATCTTTACGTTCTTCTCACAATAACCCTGTGAGGTTGGAAGTGCCCTTAATTCGTAGGAGAATGTGGAATCCAGGAAAGCCCTGACCTGAGACTTGCTCGAGATCCCACAGCAAGCAGGTGGTGTTTCAACTCATGTCCGTCCGACTCCACTGTCTGTGTTAACTGTGCCTCTTTGGGATCTTGCCACTTGCATGCATCAGATGGTTGGGCATAGAAATGAACACCTGTGAATCTGAAACTGATCTGCCGCCAGGACCCTTGGCCAGTGTCCTAAACTTACACTCTTGCCTATGTGGTGTCACCTTCCTTATGTCCACAGGTCCAAGCTGTTCCTATCCTGCCCCTGAGCCTGGTTCCAGACACCTTCGATGATGCCTACGTGGGTTGCTccgaggagatggaggagaaagcAGGCCTGCTGCTGAAGGAGGAGATGGCCCGCCATGCCCTGCTCCGGGAATCCTGGGAAGCAGCCCAAGAGGCCTGGGAACACCGGCGGCACACGCTCACTCTACCTCCTGGCTTCAAAGCCCAGCACGGAATAGCTATTATGGTGTACACCAACTCATCCAACACCTTGTACTGGGAGCTGAACCAGGCTGTGCGGACAGGAGGTGCCTCCCGGGAGCTCTACATGAGGCACTTCCCCTTCAAGGCCCTGCATTTCTACCTGACCCGGGCCCTGCAGCTGCTTCGGGGCACCCGAGGCTGCAGTAGGGAAGATGGGGAGGTGGTGTTCCGAGGCGTGGGCAGCCTTCACTTTGAACCCAAGAGACTGGGGGACTCTGTCCGATTAGGACAGTTTGCCTCCAGCTCTCTGGATGAAACTGTGGCTCGTGGGTTTGGTAATGCCACTTTTTTCAATCTAAGGACTTGTTTTGGGGCTCTTATCCAGGCTTTGTCTGTCTTCCCTGAGGAGCGTGAGGTGCTGATACCCCCACATGAAGTCTTCTTGGTCACTGGGTTCTTCCAGCATGGAGCCCAGAGCATAGTAACTCTCTGGAGTTATAATCAGACCTGCAGCCACTTTAACTGCGCCTATTTGGGTGGTGAGCGATGCATGGGCGACAGAGAATGGCAGGGTGGGTGAAAGCCAGCATGTCCTGACCCAGGCCCCAGAGACTTCAGGAGACTCGATTCGTTAGCGAGACTGAGGTTCTGCCAGGTCCTGTGACCTGTGGACATTCAAGATCTGTGGATATTCTCAGATGACTGTCTTCTCAAAAGGGTAGACCAAGGAACCGAGTGAAGGAGGCCAGTCTCAGTAGGCCCTGGTTTGATGGGGCTGACAGGACTGGACTGTGCCAAGtccaggagggaggcaggaagagaatggaagagagatGGGGTGTGGGTAGGAGCAAGGATGGCTAGGCCATCTGGAAAGGTGACCTCGGGAAGAAGCTGAAAGGAAGTGAGTAGTCTGCTTTGAGGTGAAGGAGAAGACAGACAAAGGGGGATGGCCAGAGGCAAG
The sequence above is drawn from the Peromyscus leucopus breed LL Stock chromosome 1, UCI_PerLeu_2.1, whole genome shotgun sequence genome and encodes:
- the Art5 gene encoding ecto-ADP-ribosyltransferase 5 isoform X2 yields the protein MILEDLLMVLSCLGLHTLWKVQAVPILPLSLVPDTFDDAYVGCSEEMEEKAGLLLKEEMARHALLRESWEAAQEAWEHRRHTLTLPPGFKAQHGIAIMVYTNSSNTLYWELNQAVRTGGASRELYMRHFPFKALHFYLTRALQLLRGTRGCSREDGEVVFRGVGSLHFEPKRLGDSVRLGQFASSSLDETVARGFGNATFFNLRTCFGALIQALSVFPEEREVLIPPHEVFLVTGFFQHGAQSIVTLWSYNQTCSHFNCAYLGGEKRHGCVSSTGGQPESSSTEALALQSGKTLLLDPGEWQLSRAGP
- the Art1 gene encoding LOW QUALITY PROTEIN: GPI-linked NAD(P)(+)--arginine ADP-ribosyltransferase 1 (The sequence of the model RefSeq protein was modified relative to this genomic sequence to represent the inferred CDS: inserted 1 base in 1 codon): MKIPAMLSLLLVSVGLRDGLQVQSHSITLDIFSXETPLDMAPASFDDQYTGCAADMAAALPDLNHSEFQANKVYADGWTLANTQWQERKAWGSTPWGLSSTPLPPPPPGFRDEHGVALLAYTANSPLHKEFNAAVREAGRSRAHYLHRFSFKTFHFLLTEALQLLGSQRSRGCRQVYRGVHGLRFRPAGPGATVRLGGFASASLKNVAAQQFGEDTFFGIWTCLGAPIRGYSFFPGEEEVLIPPFETFQVVNSSRPAQGPARIYLRALGKRSTYNCEYIKEKKCRSGPCWLDSSARGSISTSCWRLLLLWFLVLRALPENAGLL
- the Art5 gene encoding ecto-ADP-ribosyltransferase 5 isoform X1, with protein sequence MILEDLLMVLSCLGLHTLWKVQAVPILPLSLVPDTFDDAYVGCSEEMEEKAGLLLKEEMARHALLRESWEAAQEAWEHRRHTLTLPPGFKAQHGIAIMVYTNSSNTLYWELNQAVRTGGASRELYMRHFPFKALHFYLTRALQLLRGTRGCSREDGEVVFRGVGSLHFEPKRLGDSVRLGQFASSSLDETVARGFGNATFFNLRTCFGALIQALSVFPEEREVLIPPHEVFLVTGFFQHGAQSIVTLWSYNQTCSHFNCAYLGGEKRHGCVSSTAGGQPESSSTEALALQSGKTLLLDPGEWQLSRAGP